A part of Bacteroidia bacterium genomic DNA contains:
- a CDS encoding HU family DNA-binding protein, protein MTKAEVIVEIAQKTGIDKADVSASLEGFFTVVKNSLANGENVYVRGFGSFVVKARKKKVGRIISQNKSIEIPAHFVPSFKPAKVFVEKVKSSDIKPAS, encoded by the coding sequence GTGACTAAGGCAGAAGTAATCGTAGAGATTGCCCAAAAGACGGGTATTGACAAAGCAGACGTATCTGCTTCCCTTGAAGGATTTTTCACGGTTGTCAAAAATTCCCTTGCGAACGGTGAGAATGTATATGTCCGCGGCTTTGGTAGTTTTGTCGTAAAGGCAAGAAAGAAAAAAGTAGGCCGGATTATTTCACAAAACAAATCCATCGAGATCCCGGCGCATTTCGTGCCGAGCTTCAAACCAGCAAAAGTATTTGTTGAAAAAGTAAAAAGCTCTGATATCAAACCCGCTTCGTAA
- the mutY gene encoding A/G-specific adenine glycosylase: MNFGLYVVDWYESNGRNLPWRETRDPYKIWISEVILQQTRIIQGMGYYQRFIRRFPDVTTLAEASLDEVLKYWEGLGYYSRARNLHAAAKQIVNDYQGVFPDHYAVLQKLKGIGPYTARAIGSFAFGNDTGVIDGNVLRVMSRVLGDPSPINKASTRNRFQTIIDGWVKNVDSRLFNNGIMDIGSVICTPTRPGCLICPLQSSCKAYQDGMTHLLPVKEKSADRKIKYYNFYLSTRANGDFLIRQRPEDGLWGGLWEVPNEEVDFVEWEKKSGKHGGQFLFSMKHVFTHFDMFIHVFLLSGDFSEEWPEAQFISTDKISIFAFSKAVLKIFDTWQNTD, translated from the coding sequence ATGAATTTTGGCCTGTATGTTGTTGACTGGTATGAATCTAACGGCAGAAATCTTCCCTGGAGAGAAACGCGTGACCCTTATAAAATCTGGATTTCTGAGGTAATTCTTCAACAGACCCGCATTATTCAGGGTATGGGGTATTATCAGCGTTTTATCCGTCGTTTTCCTGATGTAACTACTTTGGCAGAGGCTTCCCTCGACGAAGTGCTCAAATATTGGGAAGGACTTGGCTACTACAGCCGTGCCCGAAATCTGCATGCCGCAGCAAAGCAGATCGTAAATGATTATCAAGGCGTTTTTCCCGATCACTACGCTGTGCTCCAGAAACTCAAAGGAATTGGGCCTTATACTGCACGGGCAATTGGTTCATTTGCTTTTGGTAATGATACCGGGGTCATCGATGGTAATGTCCTTCGGGTAATGAGTCGCGTATTGGGTGATCCTTCTCCAATCAATAAGGCCAGCACGCGCAACCGGTTTCAGACAATCATCGATGGTTGGGTGAAAAATGTGGATTCCCGTCTCTTTAACAATGGTATCATGGATATCGGGTCGGTCATTTGTACGCCTACCCGTCCGGGATGCCTGATCTGCCCGCTACAATCATCGTGTAAAGCTTATCAGGATGGAATGACGCACCTGCTTCCTGTAAAAGAAAAATCCGCTGACAGAAAAATCAAGTACTACAACTTTTATCTCTCCACCCGGGCCAACGGTGACTTTCTGATCCGCCAGCGCCCCGAAGACGGTCTTTGGGGAGGACTTTGGGAAGTGCCCAATGAAGAAGTGGATTTTGTGGAATGGGAGAAAAAATCAGGTAAACACGGCGGCCAGTTCCTTTTTTCCATGAAACATGTTTTCACCCATTTTGATATGTTTATCCATGTATTTTTGCTCTCCGGTGATTTTTCGGAGGAATGGCCGGAGGCCCAATTTATTTCTACAGATAAAATTTCTATATTTGCTTTTTCTAAAGCAGTGTTGAAGATTTTTGATACATGGCAAAATACGGACTGA
- the ssb gene encoding single-stranded DNA-binding protein gives MAKYGLNQVTLIGNLGRDPEIKYLDQGVAFTNLWMACTESYRDKNGNNVDRTEWISVNLWRSQAEIAAKYCRKGSTVCVEGRLTTRTWDTPQGEKRSKTEVEGRRIILLDGRPGGGDQNPTSVPVSETSGHFPGSDSGTNQFSNTPGEGLDDLPF, from the coding sequence ATGGCAAAATACGGACTGAATCAGGTGACGCTTATAGGAAATCTCGGCAGAGATCCAGAAATCAAATACCTGGACCAGGGGGTCGCCTTCACCAATCTTTGGATGGCCTGTACCGAATCATACCGTGATAAAAACGGAAATAACGTGGATCGGACGGAGTGGATCAGTGTAAACCTGTGGCGCTCTCAGGCTGAAATTGCAGCGAAATACTGTCGGAAAGGCTCTACCGTATGTGTGGAAGGCCGCCTGACTACCCGGACCTGGGATACCCCGCAGGGTGAAAAACGGTCAAAAACCGAAGTGGAAGGGCGCCGAATCATTCTACTCGACGGTCGCCCCGGTGGTGGAGATCAAAATCCTACCTCTGTTCCCGTATCTGAAACATCCGGCCATTTTCCCGGCTCTGATTCAGGAACTAATCAATTTTCAAATACACCCGGGGAAGGACTCGATGACTTACCCTTCTGA
- the gldE gene encoding gliding motility-associated protein GldE: MDPDPGNFLTHTIILLDQLSLWPELIGHYLLFFLLISISFIVSATEVAFFSLSKSDIEEYKQNSARDSQRIWQLISLPKRLLATILISNNFVNVFAILVGSTIIQAYAKAYDWSAYNLNFFMGGSEFSLTLEFLLNLVLITSIILFFGEIIPKVYAAKNRHVIVKRVAVPLEILRTLFKPLAYILIEGTRFIDNKFKVKETNASLDDLRHAINITATDEASKEEKEILKGIVNFSNITVKSVMRARVDVTAIDLHMSFEELMSFINEHNFSRLPVYEESLDNVKGILHIKDLLPYLKTDSPDLDIQSLLRDVHFIPESKKIDSLLEEFKSQRIHIAVVVDEFGGTAGIVTLEDVIEEIFGEINDEFDSEDWVYTKMSEEEYIFEGRISLIDVKKIVGLEDDVFEDARGDSDSIGGLILELHGKIPSAGDMILYRNYELHVESVSKNRINMVKFVIKKEDEQLKSA, encoded by the coding sequence GTGGACCCGGACCCTGGGAATTTTTTAACCCATACGATCATTCTGCTGGACCAATTGTCGTTATGGCCTGAACTTATCGGGCACTACCTTCTTTTTTTCCTGCTTATTTCCATCTCCTTTATCGTTTCTGCGACAGAGGTTGCCTTTTTTTCTCTCTCCAAATCGGATATCGAGGAATACAAACAAAACTCCGCCCGTGATTCCCAGCGAATCTGGCAGTTGATCAGCCTGCCCAAACGCCTGCTCGCTACCATTCTGATTTCCAATAACTTTGTCAATGTATTTGCGATTCTCGTCGGCTCTACGATTATCCAGGCCTATGCAAAAGCTTATGACTGGTCTGCCTATAATCTCAACTTTTTTATGGGGGGCTCCGAATTTTCCCTTACCCTGGAGTTTTTGCTGAATCTGGTGCTCATTACCAGCATTATTCTTTTTTTCGGTGAAATTATTCCTAAGGTATATGCTGCCAAAAACCGGCATGTGATTGTGAAACGTGTGGCTGTGCCGCTGGAGATTTTACGCACACTTTTTAAGCCGCTTGCTTATATTTTGATCGAAGGAACCCGTTTTATCGACAATAAATTTAAAGTAAAAGAAACCAACGCCTCACTCGATGACCTCCGACACGCGATTAATATTACCGCCACGGATGAGGCTAGCAAGGAGGAAAAGGAGATTCTCAAAGGTATTGTCAACTTCAGCAATATTACCGTAAAAAGCGTCATGCGGGCAAGGGTGGATGTAACTGCCATCGATTTGCATATGTCCTTCGAAGAACTAATGAGTTTTATCAACGAACATAATTTTTCCCGTCTGCCGGTATATGAAGAAAGTCTGGATAATGTAAAAGGCATCCTGCATATCAAAGACCTATTACCTTATCTCAAAACTGATAGCCCTGATCTGGATATTCAGTCTCTGCTGCGGGATGTGCATTTTATCCCGGAAAGTAAAAAAATCGATTCCCTGCTGGAAGAGTTCAAAAGCCAGCGTATTCATATTGCCGTTGTCGTGGATGAGTTTGGCGGTACAGCGGGAATCGTTACCCTCGAAGATGTGATTGAGGAGATTTTTGGAGAAATCAACGATGAGTTTGACAGCGAAGACTGGGTTTATACCAAGATGTCGGAGGAGGAATATATTTTCGAAGGGCGCATTTCGTTGATAGATGTAAAGAAAATAGTGGGTCTTGAAGACGATGTTTTTGAAGATGCCCGTGGCGATAGCGACAGTATTGGCGGGCTGATTTTGGAACTTCACGGCAAAATTCCTTCTGCAGGGGATATGATTTTATACAGAAACTACGAGTTGCATGTCGAGTCGGTCAGCAAAAACCGGATCAATATGGTCAAATTTGTCATAAAAAAAGAAGATGAACAGTTAAAATCTGCTTAA
- a CDS encoding transcriptional repressor, protein MSSVSQILRSHSLRVTDSRNAILEVFFQREVALSESEIESALLHNCDRVTIYRTLSTFLEKGIVHKVLDDAGAMKYALCPTDCLEGHDHHHDHIHFKCEVCGKTSCVDQVRIPAIQMPSGYKLTEVNVLLQGTCPLCS, encoded by the coding sequence ATGTCATCTGTCAGCCAGATTCTTCGCAGCCATTCACTCCGCGTCACAGACAGCAGGAATGCCATTCTGGAAGTTTTTTTCCAGCGGGAAGTCGCACTTAGTGAGTCAGAAATCGAATCTGCCCTCCTCCACAACTGCGACAGGGTAACCATTTACCGCACGCTTTCCACTTTTCTCGAAAAAGGCATTGTACACAAAGTCCTCGACGATGCCGGTGCGATGAAATATGCGCTCTGCCCGACAGACTGCCTGGAAGGTCACGACCACCATCACGACCATATTCACTTCAAATGTGAAGTGTGTGGCAAAACTTCATGTGTGGATCAGGTGCGTATTCCCGCCATTCAAATGCCTTCCGGCTACAAACTTACGGAGGTAAATGTGCTGCTTCAGGGTACATGCCCGCTTTGCAGTTAA